The Cherax quadricarinatus isolate ZL_2023a chromosome 51, ASM3850222v1, whole genome shotgun sequence DNA window TTTGACAACCTATTTTATTGATTTTGGCAACTTACTAATGCTGCTATTTATACTCTGATCAATATCATtgatgtagattgtgaacaatcTACATAACAACAATGAGTCctaacactgacccttgtggcacACCACTTGTAATAACTCAGTATTCAGATTTCTACCCATTAATGCAAACTGTTGCCTACAGGTCAGCTATGCCTCAACCTAGGCGATAATTTCTTCTACTATACCATGTGCAGTTACTTTTTTAATCAGTCTTCTGTGTGGAAGTTTATAAAAGGCCTTACTTAAGTTCAAATAcataatatcatattctttatcttgGTCTACAATTTGTGGGTATTTCCATACCATCTACTATCAAAAATTTTATATTACAATGCAATACCAAAATAAAAAACTTACTTTCTTCAGGATATGTGCTGTTTACTTACTGGTTTCTTTTCCTCCCAATGACTGCACTAGCAGTGATGTGGAATGATTAATTGTGATGGTTCAGTGATGTCTATTGTTGCTGCAACTGCTTGCAGAAATCAGCATCCTAATGCTTCTCTCGTCTTTGCCAGGTTAAAATACTATTATTGATGGAATTTAGATACTGCCCAGTTAGTTGGTAGTGCAGAGGGTTAATGCTCTAGCTATATTCTACTTTATGTGTTACGTGAAGATTCCACCTCCTAAAGTGTTGTCATTGGTGAAGGGAATGTTTTAAACTTAAACAAATTATAATAGGATCTTGCtacctaaatcatggaccaatagcctcatcaTTCCCATTCCAAAACCCAATCAACAAAATACATTCcacccaatatctcttactagctgcttgtgtaaaatgTCTGAGATGATGACTAAGTCATCTTCTTAGACTGTAAGATAAGACAAGACTGTAAGATAAGACAACAGAAACACTTCCCTGTATCATGGGAAATTACCTCATTCCAAACCACtatccctccctttccccccaaATAGCTTCTTAAATCACAGCCATGAtaccccatggcctggtggctaatgtTCTCATTTCACACAgcgagggtccaggttcgatttccggcgagggtagaaacattgggcatgtttctttacactggttgtctatgttccccatcagtaaaatggatacctgggtgttagtcgactggtgtgggttgcatcctgagatAAAAGTGACTTAAttttcccaaaatgctctgcacaacaagcacctttctatgtagtagtatatcattgatgtcagataggcctgtataccttgtacatgtacttgcaaaaataaagaaattattattattattattattgtaattaacaTTTTATAGCATGTAAACCACAAACAAGGAAATTTTTTATACGTATTATATATTAAGTCAGTTACGCAGCACTCTCTTCCACAAATTATGTATGTTGATGACTATGTTCACCAATTCTTTTAGGACAGCTGGCAGTGCCACTgttgtcatacagtgatggttCTCATATTAAAATTGGAGAATACATCAACACTTGGGCTTCTACCCttcaaactgaactgtttgcTGGCAGTGCTGGTGTTGTCATATAATGATGGTTCTCATATTAAAATTGGAGCATGCATCAACAACTAGGCTTCTGTCCttcaaactgaactgtttgctatactccttgtactcaaatgtgtccatgtatctaaggttgacatgTTAACTGTAACTGGTTCTctatcatccataaatgctcttaaCTACATGAGTATCATTCGTGTCAttcttgtgtcagaagccagttacaggtgtggtatgtatcaatgtgagatggaatcaacattgaagaccaatgtgaattccatctcacattggtcttcagatgcataaTAGAACTAATGACTTGGCAGagtcatatatgtacatatgtacctTCAAGGAGTAAGTAGGTTACAATCTTGGGCTATCAATTAGCAGTTTGagaataataatacaaaaaaacTTCATTGGCTTGAGACTGaaggagattgacaccagtcagcTCACCTATCATTCTATCATACAAGATGATTCACATATCTATAGTGCATCCAATGAAATaatcagactcttggatgtcaccacTGCTCGGCTCCGGTTGAGTTACAAGTGTCTTTGAGAGGTTGCATTAGTATCACCAGatgataataatatatctttatttctacaagtacatgtacaaggtatacaggcctagctaacatcaatgacatactactacataaaaagccacttgttatgcagagcatttcgggcaaattaggtcagttttgtcccagaatgcggcccacaccagtcgactaactcccaggtacccattttactgatggtgaacatagacaaccggtgtaaagaaacattcccaatgtttctaccctcgctgggaactGAACCCAGatcctcgctgtgtgaagcgagagctttagccaccaagccaTGGGGCACCAGAAGACAACCAAATATAAACTCTCCCAGATGGATTATTGTAAAACTTTACATCATTATGAGCTGGAATGCAATAAAATTAGAGAGTTTGGCAACAACTCACAAGTGTTTAAGTATTTTTGTCCACAACTGCATATTACCAACctttctggagaaataccctgactctACCTATTGTAAGTAACTCATATAACCACAAATTTAAATGCATTCATAATTTGTTAAAACATAAGGTAATAAAAATAATTCAAAACCACACAAACTACACTGTAATATTCTTTGACtgaattcatgtctgcataaataactcgtcATGAATGTAaccagatacaagcatgtaaacAGTTCATTACCACTAAATAGCTTAGCTATCAAGTTTTGGGGCCCACTCCtttgacccattatgtgcctttgtATATATTTTGACTACTCACCACATGAtgtttgtggtacataataaagatattaaactaatgtACACATGCCTTTACTTTCCTATTAAtcatgtaatatttcctttccgatctagattattattattatactcaagggggaagcactaaacccataggattatacagtgcttgggggagggatggaaggtattcaggtttaactcagggaactggagcacagatccagttccctagatcaagagcccctcaccagcatcaaggaaccttccttgaggggtttccgATCTAGAGCACTTTGGTTTGAGACCTGGTAGTACAGAAGGAAATTCCCAGAAATACTATAATACAAGGAGCCGAGTGGAAATGTCACTTCATccgactttttggggttatcttagGCAATTTATACACGTTACTTGGTATGATAATTGTAGTTATGTGTTCCTGTACATAAATAAACTATAGTGTCCCCTGACTCAGTTGGCAACGCTCTAGCCGTACACACTAAGTAATAGTGGTTTAATCCCCgtcacgggtggaaacgttgggcacgtttccttacacctgctgtccctgttcacttatcagtaagtgggtacctgggtgttagtggattactgagtcgcatcctggggaacaaaattaaaggaccccaatcgaaataagacagacagtcctcgatgacacacttggattatcctgggtgactaatccTCCGGGCTAAATAAATCCCAACAAATCTTATCCATACTTACCTAATTCGTCTTTCTGGGTTtgtaagggccactgacagcttacgCTGCTCAAGCCCGGCCTCTCGATgcacagataataataataaaattataattataataataataacctttatttctacaagtacatgtacaggcctagctgacattaatgacatactactgtatagaaagcccttgttatgcagggcatttccggcaaattaggttaattttgtccccaggatgctaacacccaagtacctattttacagatgggtgaacacagacagcaGATGTCTTGTGAAAACGTCCTGTTTTCACCCGTACCAGGAatcgaaccacgaacctcagGGTGTGAGCCGAGTGTGCTAACAACTGCCCGAAGCTGAGCCATGAaagaaaagggaacaagaatccCTTTGTAAACAGAAATAGAAACTAGAAGTTCCcaaataggctaggtggccagagTAAAATGAGGACAAGAGTCCCAGAGAGAATAAGGAAAATTTGTCATctaggaaataagtcactttgacttttatgggtcatcctaggtaatcgacacatatgctgctataatttatgtaactgtatttatgtgtacctgtacctgaataaacttactatgcTCAGGCGAGAGCGAGACATTCACACTGGACGGCTGGCGTCTTTCTtcttctttgttgggtttatcagggccactgacagcataagccgtatCGAGTACGGTTTCTCGATGGTACCAGGAAAATTTGTTGTCCAAGGCTGGGCGATGAAAGAAAAGGAACAAAAGATCCTTTGTAAATAGAGatagaaacttgaagtttccaattagatccggtggacccccttgccaagccccagcagagagggacgcctaCACTCCCACCTGAGCTCAGTAACCGACTTCCCACCAAAGACCTTTAAAGAATTTTCCGCAGAGAGGAAAAAAAATGGAGCTAGCTAAAAGCCGAtgaacaggtgcccctcctgtcgAGCGCCCGGCGGCcaaaatagatgaggacaagcgtcccagAGAGAACGGGGAAAATTTGTCACCGatactcaggcgagagagagCCGTCCACACCCGACGAAGGCTGGCGCAGAAGTCCTTGAAGGTTGGTtcagaagttgtgttggtgttatggggtttatagggccactgacagcagcTCAAGAGGTTCtagattgtgatgaatggtttgaaaaaccgacaagttgaagattgagacacttatgcagcatatgggaatctttattcaggaaacgtttcgccacacagtggcttcatcagtccaatacaaagaggaaggcgtaaggagaggaggagaatgaggtaatcagtccctcaacctggagtcgatgtgttcagtccatcaagattgatggactgaacacatcgactccaggttgagggactgattacctcattctcctcctctccttacgccttcctctttgtattggactgatgaagccactgtgtggcgaaacgtttcctgaataaagattcccatatgttgcataagtgtctcaatcttcaggttCTAGATTGTTTATGATGTTATTGTTGGGGTTACTCAGGGCCACCAAAGCTGACGCTTTATTGAGTCCCACCTCCCAAAGTCCAAGGAAaaaattagtaagtttatttaggtacaggtccacATAAGTACGATTATCATAAATAGTaccatatgtgtaaattacctaggataatccccaAAAagtcatttccattggggtccttggaaATGAGAAAGGAAACAGGGTTCCTCTGGAAAGAGAAACGGGAGCGTGAAATTCCTAACTTAGATCAGGCCTAAACACTGACAGCTAGTTAGTTGTACATTAGTATAGCAGTAACGACATCTTGAAATCTACTGACCTGCATGAGAACAACCGTCCAAAGGCAAGACGCCCACATAATACCAATGCTGACACGGGAGTCCCCAAAGCTGAGCAATAAAGAGAAAGGGAAAAGAATTTCCCTTTATAAAAAAAGGACTATAAAGTTCCAAATTAGATCAGAAGGACCCACTCAAATCTCCCTttaccaccccctcccccccgcaTGCGAAAGCCCTAGCAGACGGGGACACATCCACCTCTACCTGAGTCAGTAACCGGCAATCCATATAACCGTGATATATCCGGATAACTGGAAAATGAAGCCGATGAATGGTATCTCGGCTgttagtaaatttattcaggtatacacaaatagttacatagattatcatacatagcagtatatgtgtagagaacctaggatagccccaaaaaaagtcagacaaagtgacttatttccattgaggtctttTTCTTCTGCCAGAAATGCCCCGTCAtgacttagcaaaccaaaattgctattccacattgtaacctttacaaagaaataaatctttatgtttatctttcttcttgattcgccggtactcttaATTAAGGCAGCATTGAAAAAGCCTTTGTTAGAAGTAGAGTAAAACAACAGCTGAATCAGCTAAGTAAAAACATGCTTTAAACAAAAATAGTTTACCCGATAATAACAATAACTTTCGCTTTACTAAGATACACGTGTTGAAAGTTTGAGGTCGATTCAAAGAGGCATTCTCACATTACTGATCGGAAATGAAAGGTGCAGCGGCGGAACAATAAAAGTCTCAGACACCCACTGTAAGTCTTCCCCTTTCATGGAGATACATAATAaagttaaatataaatatatgtttgaAGTGAGATCAATTTATTTGTAtttaattttatataaatatgtTTCACATTGCTTTTATACAAAAGCGCTAATAACCTTTAAGTTCTAGTGTTttactaacctttgtaatttagTTCAGTTAATCAATATTGGAGACCTATTATACATCCCAGATGGCCTCACATTATTTTTAGCATAATACATTTTTTATCGTAATACATTATAAGCTAAAAGGTAGATCATAATTTTATTTACAAATCatataaattaatttttatttatacGACATTCCCTGAAATATAATTACAACAATAATTAAGTTTAACGCTTCTCATTGTTTTTATAGTTTGTTACTCCATAAAGCGCTAAAAACTCCCGTATAATATTATCATGAAAACACTAAAAcataacaaaacacacaacaacaaGTAGGAGCAGCCTATGGCATGCACTAGGCTGAGGGTCGGTACTGTACTGAGGGTTGGTAGGCAGGTTCCTGCTGCGTCTTGTAGCCTGGATTTTGAGGCTGATAGCCAGGGGATGTCTTTTCTTGTGGATGCTGATAAGGTTTAGCCTTGCCTTCGTATGAAACTTGCGCCATGAAGCCGTTCTTAGCATCAGCCGAGTATGTGACTATCTGCGTGCGGCCATCAGGAAGCAGCACCCTGTACGATCCCTTGGTCGTCTGTCCGTCGGAGTATTCGTTGTGGGCGTGCTGGTTACCGTAGTAGGAGTCCTCAACGGCGTACCCGAAGGTGTGAGGCTATGGAGATGACCAAATAATTAATTGATGTTAATAGAAATCACGAGATGTATTATTCTCGAATTGTTAAAAATCACTGACATATACATCATTGACCTTCATACCTAAATCAAAGGACAATATCCAGTTGACAAATGAATTCACAAGAAGATAAAACATAAAATAGTATGAACACAATATCGGCCCCATACTGACACCACGTTCTGAAGGAGGGGGTCTCAATGTGAAGCTGAAATATGCAATGTTCAgatcattttattttttaatgtatACGTGGGTTCGTATGCACCAAATAAGATAATATATTAGTAGTGTAGTGCACTGAGGATTTAAATACAAAGAACACTTACTATTGTAATGACTGAATATTGACAACTGTTACCTGGTTTGGGCCGTGGAAAGAGGTGCCATCGTGCTCATGGGCGGCTAACTTTTTTTGGTCTTCAGCAGTCAGTCCACTAAATTGTATCCCTCCGCCCACTGTATATCCTGGAGACTCTAGACTCTGGTAACCTTCTACACCTAAGCCTTGATCATAACCTTGGTATGCTGGGGCTTGGTAGGCTACAGATGCTGGTGACTGGTGAGCTGGAGCAGGATTGGAGTAGCCTATTCCTGCAGAACTTGGGTGGCTTCCAGCTGAGGGAATTTGTGCATGTGATGATGCAGCGTTTTGATATGCTGCTGACCCAGGGATCTGATAAACTGCAGCATTATTAGATTTGGTATGAGAACTTTTAGCGATGTTGGGGCTGGTGTGAGCAGCTCCACCTGGAAGTCCAGAAGATTTAGTGCGATAGTCAAAGCCGCCGAAGCTGCTACCCTGTGGACGTGCCACAGCCCCAAAAATGATGCACGAAAATATGATTACCTGGGAGGAGAggattaattaatatttttagaGTGCAAATATGTATACTCAATATACATTTCAAGCTCTTTAAGTTGAAAGTTGATTTGTTTATTGGATTTAAAGTATATCGACTACACGAGagccattaaggctgcatgccatctgtacaccaccagtcataagAAAAGTAGAGTACTCGTATACTCGTCCAACCTATTTTAAAGTTATTCAAAGTTCTCGCTTCAGTGAAGCTGTTTCTGAATTTGTACCACTCTTATAACTAAAGCCAAACCAATACTTGCATCCTTTCCGAATCTAAT harbors:
- the LOC128694580 gene encoding pro-resilin-like; the encoded protein is MLYIPGVAQVSYLHESAITMTTQVIIFSCIIFGAVARPQGSSFGGFDYRTKSSGLPGGAAHTSPNIAKSSHTKSNNAAVYQIPGSAAYQNAASSHAQIPSAGSHPSSAGIGYSNPAPAHQSPASVAYQAPAYQGYDQGLGVEGYQSLESPGYTVGGGIQFSGLTAEDQKKLAAHEHDGTSFHGPNQPHTFGYAVEDSYYGNQHAHNEYSDGQTTKGSYRVLLPDGRTQIVTYSADAKNGFMAQVSYEGKAKPYQHPQEKTSPGYQPQNPGYKTQQEPAYQPSVQYRPSA